In Blastopirellula sp. J2-11, a single genomic region encodes these proteins:
- a CDS encoding carboxypeptidase regulatory-like domain-containing protein — translation MSNHFITKASMLCMALPFCLLTSLNLGCNQQKGPELATVSGMVTLDAQPLEGATVHFQPKSGRPSYGITNEQGEYTMGYSLERSGVTLGPHVVIIRTLIEDDNGSVTRKELLPNKYHNQTTLSAVVEDKANVIDFDLQSK, via the coding sequence ATGTCGAATCATTTCATCACCAAAGCGAGCATGCTCTGCATGGCGTTGCCTTTCTGTTTGTTGACTTCGCTAAACCTTGGCTGCAATCAACAGAAAGGGCCTGAATTAGCGACCGTTTCGGGAATGGTCACGCTGGATGCGCAGCCTCTCGAAGGCGCCACCGTTCACTTTCAGCCAAAATCAGGGCGCCCTTCCTATGGGATCACCAACGAGCAGGGAGAATACACGATGGGGTATAGCCTTGAGCGAAGCGGTGTGACCTTGGGGCCGCACGTTGTGATCATTCGTACGTTGATCGAAGATGATAACGGCAGCGTAACTCGAAAAGAACTGCTGCCAAATAAATACCATAACCAAACCACGCTCTCCGCCGTTGTCGAAGACAAAGCGAACGTGATCGACTTCGACCTCCAGTCGAAATAA
- a CDS encoding sigma-70 family RNA polymerase sigma factor encodes MNRKMDGMAAEVRVTNGTPGQRDSFVESDDWFRGELDSIQRVLFSFVASLVRDSHLVRDVVQETNLVIWKKRDEFLPGTNFRSWALRIAYYQSLAALKASHRSRLVFRQDLVDQLSEQAGATEAILTDDMSNRLRSCLHRLTARQREVIELRYHQACTIEFIAEKSERSRTAVGMLLSRARAALLQCMKSGGKQ; translated from the coding sequence ATGAATCGCAAAATGGATGGCATGGCCGCAGAGGTAAGAGTGACGAATGGTACCCCTGGCCAGCGCGACTCGTTCGTCGAGAGTGACGACTGGTTTCGTGGGGAATTGGATTCAATCCAACGCGTTTTGTTTAGCTTCGTCGCCTCTTTGGTAAGAGACTCCCACTTGGTGCGCGATGTTGTTCAAGAAACCAATCTGGTGATTTGGAAGAAACGAGACGAATTTTTGCCGGGGACCAACTTTCGATCGTGGGCTTTGCGCATCGCCTACTATCAGTCATTGGCCGCGCTCAAAGCGTCGCACCGTAGTCGGCTCGTTTTTCGTCAGGATCTGGTCGATCAGCTGTCCGAGCAGGCCGGAGCCACCGAAGCGATTTTGACGGATGACATGTCGAACCGTCTCCGATCGTGTTTACATCGTCTTACGGCGCGACAACGAGAGGTCATTGAGCTTCGTTATCACCAAGCGTGCACGATCGAATTTATCGCGGAAAAATCGGAGCGATCACGGACTGCCGTCGGAATGCTGTTGAGCCGCGCGCGAGCCGCTTTGTTGCAGTGCATGAAGTCGGGAGGGAAGCAATGA
- a CDS encoding FecR family protein encodes MIHGRNFNFNMSWEDDFSEREFHRLVGKLLEGEISDQEFERLQTQLSKSETLRNSYMQLAELHVSLSDTFADVVRPAAREVAEAHSMPPQRRPLALVAVLCALLLIACWFYFPAANSTPIAWTGFQASAGRELRSGDRLVATAKEGSIIFRNGVRVSLSKGADLELLAPKLVRLHTGQAHVDVGEQGKGFTVLTEAVDVIDLGTVFGVSANSHGETDVLVFDGVVDIASNKLPKSAREMLVSGQAQRYRKSGGDERISTVWSSTSPPEWSTVSRGGNSLIASVADNVSSDSDAKFYMVVPGGFREDAKVYADRNHEWNGLGETKIPSELIGADYIRTFNDDKNRKDIQITMTLSRPADVYVLVDERYLVPEWLANDFVDTGWQVGIDLGDKYQQRDILVPPLGTADIRWLGKGAGRSVDVPVNVWKRKDIADLSIHLGANGEKSDQFDGATELAGSMYGIVVVPKNRLDD; translated from the coding sequence ATGATTCATGGTCGAAACTTCAATTTCAACATGTCGTGGGAAGACGATTTCTCGGAACGCGAATTCCATCGCTTAGTTGGTAAGCTGCTCGAAGGTGAAATTTCGGATCAAGAATTCGAGCGACTCCAAACGCAACTTAGCAAGAGTGAAACGTTGCGCAACAGCTACATGCAGTTGGCCGAACTGCACGTTTCGCTATCGGATACGTTTGCTGATGTTGTTCGGCCTGCCGCGCGAGAAGTCGCAGAAGCTCACAGCATGCCGCCGCAGCGAAGACCGCTCGCTCTCGTCGCCGTTCTCTGTGCGTTATTGCTCATCGCTTGTTGGTTTTACTTTCCAGCGGCGAACTCGACGCCGATTGCCTGGACCGGCTTCCAAGCCTCGGCGGGCCGCGAACTGCGGTCAGGTGATCGACTTGTCGCGACCGCGAAAGAGGGTTCGATCATCTTTCGGAACGGTGTGCGCGTTTCCCTATCGAAAGGGGCCGATTTAGAACTGCTAGCCCCAAAACTGGTTCGGCTGCACACAGGCCAAGCCCACGTCGACGTCGGCGAGCAAGGCAAAGGCTTCACCGTTTTAACCGAAGCGGTCGACGTGATTGACCTGGGAACCGTGTTCGGCGTCAGTGCAAACTCTCATGGAGAGACCGACGTTTTGGTGTTTGACGGAGTCGTCGATATTGCGAGCAACAAACTGCCGAAGTCAGCACGCGAGATGCTTGTTTCAGGACAAGCCCAGCGTTACCGCAAGTCAGGCGGAGATGAACGAATCTCGACGGTCTGGAGTTCGACGTCGCCGCCGGAGTGGTCGACCGTCTCTCGTGGCGGTAATTCGTTGATCGCATCCGTAGCGGACAACGTTTCCAGCGACTCGGACGCCAAGTTTTACATGGTTGTCCCCGGCGGTTTTAGGGAAGATGCGAAAGTCTACGCCGATCGAAATCATGAGTGGAACGGATTAGGCGAAACAAAGATTCCTTCAGAGCTGATCGGCGCCGATTACATTCGCACCTTTAACGATGATAAGAATCGCAAAGATATCCAGATCACGATGACGTTATCACGCCCGGCCGACGTCTACGTCTTGGTCGATGAGCGCTATCTGGTTCCCGAATGGCTGGCCAACGACTTTGTCGATACCGGTTGGCAAGTGGGGATCGACTTGGGAGACAAGTACCAGCAACGAGATATTCTTGTGCCGCCGTTAGGAACCGCCGATATACGTTGGCTCGGCAAAGGGGCAGGTCGATCGGTGGACGTGCCGGTGAATGTTTGGAAACGGAAGGACATCGCCGATCTGAGCATCCATTTGGGCGCCAACGGTGAGAAATCCGATCAATTTGACGGCGCTACCGAATTAGCCGGTTCGATGTACGGGATCGTCGTTGTCCCCAAGAATCGGCTTGACGATTGA
- a CDS encoding ABC transporter ATP-binding protein produces the protein MATTETMDSAAETPAASNEIVIETRNLTKVYRDFWGRQKVRALKALDLEVRRGEIFGLLGPNGSGKSTTMKLLLGLLFPTSGQALVFGEDPSKVSIKERIGYLPEESYLYRFLSARETLEFYGRLFDMPASVRRERIDKLIDMVGLKWAERRQLKEYSKGMTRRIGLAQALINDPELIFLDEPTTGLDPLGIREMKDLILRLRDEGKTVLVTSHQLADLQDVADRIAILHQGELKEMGRVDALLKVRDETQIRARKLSDAAKEEIRQVIQRHEGELIDMENPTTTLEELFLSIVRDSEARPGRRARVDRDDSAN, from the coding sequence ATGGCGACGACCGAGACCATGGATTCAGCGGCGGAAACGCCGGCGGCATCCAATGAAATCGTTATTGAAACTCGTAATCTCACCAAGGTTTACCGCGATTTCTGGGGACGCCAAAAAGTCCGCGCGTTAAAAGCGCTCGACTTAGAGGTGCGCCGCGGAGAAATCTTCGGCCTGTTGGGGCCGAACGGTTCGGGCAAATCGACCACCATGAAGCTGTTGTTGGGACTTCTCTTCCCGACCAGCGGTCAGGCGCTCGTCTTTGGTGAAGATCCCTCGAAGGTCAGCATCAAAGAACGAATCGGCTATCTGCCGGAAGAATCGTACTTGTATCGCTTCTTAAGCGCCCGCGAAACGCTCGAATTTTACGGCCGCTTGTTCGACATGCCGGCTTCGGTTCGCCGTGAGCGCATCGACAAGCTGATCGATATGGTCGGCCTGAAATGGGCCGAGCGACGTCAGTTGAAAGAATACTCGAAGGGGATGACGCGCCGCATCGGCTTGGCCCAGGCGCTGATCAACGACCCCGAACTGATCTTCTTGGACGAACCGACCACCGGCCTCGATCCCCTCGGTATCCGCGAGATGAAAGACTTGATCTTGCGTCTGCGGGACGAAGGCAAGACGGTGCTGGTCACCAGTCACCAATTGGCGGACCTGCAAGACGTCGCCGACCGGATCGCGATTTTGCATCAGGGTGAACTGAAAGAAATGGGGCGTGTCGACGCTCTGTTGAAAGTGCGCGATGAAACGCAAATTCGCGCTCGCAAGTTGTCGGACGCCGCCAAAGAAGAGATTCGTCAGGTGATTCAACGTCACGAAGGCGAATTGATCGACATGGAGAATCCGACCACCACCCTGGAAGAATTGTTCCTCAGCATCGTGCGCGACAGCGAGGCCCGACCGGGTCGACGTGCTCGCGTCGACCGAGACGATTCGGCCAACTAA
- a CDS encoding bifunctional folylpolyglutamate synthase/dihydrofolate synthase: MDGKPEVSPPSVELATPPIRSYDEAIDFLLGRINYERAAVIPYRSPQFHLARMRRLDQLLGNLVDQLKIVHIAGTKGKGSTATTLSAILEAEGYRVGLFSSPHLERLEERFAINRIACSADEVTQLIHDIAPVVLQIDAERDGDGPTYFEITTAMALMHFVRSGVDAAILEVGLGGRLDSTNICRPLVSVITTISRDHMALLGDTLGEIAAEKGGVIKTETPIISGVDQPEPSAVIEQIAAQQAAQLIEIGRDFVVQSHGERTFDLTWRQGEKNETLAGLMCRMAGKHQMRNAAVAVMVAKSLQSHGFSISEAAIRRGVSDAELPGRIERLADSPVIYVDAAHNDASITALLDVLIELPVNRRRLVLALSSDKEHREILKLLLPHFDEIWFTRYATNPRAVEPNELDAMAVKLPTGRRTVIRHVIEDPQQAFAAAIAASNENDLLCVTGSFFIAGEFRRFFRELPPPAVS, encoded by the coding sequence ATGGACGGAAAACCTGAAGTATCGCCCCCGAGCGTCGAACTGGCGACTCCCCCGATTCGCTCGTACGACGAGGCGATCGATTTTCTGCTGGGTCGGATCAATTACGAGAGAGCGGCGGTCATCCCGTATCGTTCCCCCCAGTTTCATCTGGCTCGGATGCGGCGGTTGGACCAGTTGTTGGGCAATCTGGTTGACCAGCTGAAGATCGTCCATATCGCTGGAACCAAGGGGAAAGGCTCGACCGCGACCACGCTGAGCGCCATTCTCGAGGCCGAAGGATACCGGGTTGGACTTTTCAGTTCTCCCCATCTAGAGCGACTGGAAGAACGGTTCGCGATCAATCGAATCGCCTGCTCGGCGGACGAAGTGACGCAACTAATTCACGATATCGCGCCGGTCGTGCTGCAGATTGACGCTGAACGCGACGGGGATGGTCCGACCTATTTCGAGATCACCACCGCAATGGCGCTGATGCACTTCGTTCGCAGCGGCGTCGATGCGGCGATCCTAGAAGTGGGACTTGGCGGGCGACTCGACTCGACCAACATTTGCCGTCCTCTGGTCTCCGTGATCACCACGATCAGCCGCGATCACATGGCGCTGCTGGGCGACACGCTTGGTGAGATCGCTGCAGAGAAGGGGGGCGTCATCAAAACCGAGACGCCGATTATCTCCGGCGTGGATCAGCCAGAGCCGAGTGCCGTGATTGAACAGATCGCCGCCCAACAGGCAGCCCAATTGATTGAGATCGGTCGCGACTTTGTCGTCCAGTCGCATGGCGAACGTACGTTTGACCTAACTTGGCGTCAGGGAGAAAAAAACGAAACGCTGGCCGGTCTGATGTGCCGCATGGCGGGCAAGCATCAGATGCGTAACGCGGCGGTCGCGGTGATGGTCGCCAAATCGCTGCAGTCGCACGGCTTTTCGATCAGTGAAGCGGCGATTCGTCGCGGCGTGTCGGACGCTGAATTGCCGGGCCGGATTGAACGCCTGGCCGATTCGCCGGTCATCTATGTCGACGCGGCTCACAATGACGCTTCGATTACGGCGCTGCTCGACGTGCTGATCGAACTGCCGGTCAACCGTCGACGTCTGGTGCTGGCCCTCTCGAGCGACAAAGAGCATCGCGAAATTTTGAAGTTGCTGCTCCCACATTTTGACGAGATCTGGTTTACCCGCTACGCGACCAATCCTCGCGCGGTTGAGCCGAATGAGCTGGACGCCATGGCGGTGAAGCTGCCGACAGGGCGTCGCACCGTGATCCGGCACGTCATCGAAGATCCGCAGCAAGCGTTCGCCGCCGCTATCGCCGCATCGAACGAGAACGATCTGCTGTGCGTGACCGGGTCGTTCTTCATTGCCGGCGAGTTCCGACGCTTCTTTCGCGAGCTTCCGCCCCCAGCCGTGTCGTAA
- a CDS encoding FAD-dependent oxidoreductase — MNPNKSPIIQGRRAFFQTSAVGAMVGAQTLLLGEALGESPAALDGVLKKPDLLQGEVLRTQGELIENRAALVERERAIPIAGHSDVLVCGGGPAGIGAALAAARAGASVQLIELAGCLGGVWTAGLLTKIIGGGNKPGIMQEVLTAMKERGGDVAKSTGGEVYDPELMKLVLEEMCVQAGIRIQLHTRLVGTVTDEQKRIVAIITESKSGRQAWVAKRYVDCSGDGDLAAQAGCQFDVGYDRNCECQPMSMMALLTGLNMAEVAEFIRENGAEAKPRFYKFMKEAGIDPSYRAPTLRHLHSGIYSLMTNHEYGVPAFDAGAITEATIRSRAEVHAIVQGLRKLGRPWQDLAVVATAEQIGVREGRRIRGRYYITADDLISGMRHEEAVCSTRFGFDVHNVFPDGSNPPDVRRYQAAGVKEYDIPLPALVAADVDGLMMAGRCISGDFLAHSSYRVTGNAVPMGEAAGLTSAVSVQKGVMPHELAWNEVQKFAQTKTVAS; from the coding sequence ATGAATCCAAATAAATCACCGATTATCCAGGGCCGACGCGCATTCTTTCAAACGTCGGCTGTCGGCGCGATGGTCGGCGCACAGACGCTGTTGCTCGGCGAAGCGCTCGGGGAAAGTCCGGCGGCGCTCGACGGCGTTCTGAAAAAGCCGGACTTACTGCAAGGAGAAGTGCTGCGAACGCAGGGGGAATTGATCGAAAATCGCGCCGCCCTGGTCGAACGCGAGCGCGCCATACCAATCGCCGGTCATAGCGACGTGTTGGTTTGCGGCGGCGGTCCCGCCGGCATTGGCGCCGCGCTGGCCGCAGCGCGAGCCGGAGCCAGCGTGCAATTGATTGAGCTCGCCGGTTGCTTGGGGGGCGTCTGGACCGCAGGCTTGCTGACCAAGATCATCGGCGGCGGCAATAAGCCCGGCATCATGCAAGAAGTGTTGACCGCAATGAAAGAGCGCGGCGGCGACGTCGCCAAATCGACAGGCGGCGAAGTCTATGATCCCGAGTTAATGAAGCTGGTGTTGGAAGAGATGTGCGTTCAAGCCGGCATTCGCATTCAGTTGCATACGCGGTTGGTCGGGACGGTCACCGACGAGCAAAAGCGAATCGTTGCGATCATTACCGAGTCGAAGTCGGGACGCCAAGCATGGGTCGCGAAGCGTTATGTCGACTGCAGCGGCGACGGCGATCTCGCTGCCCAGGCCGGTTGTCAGTTTGATGTCGGTTACGACCGCAACTGCGAATGCCAGCCGATGTCGATGATGGCCCTGCTGACAGGATTAAACATGGCGGAAGTGGCCGAATTTATTCGCGAGAACGGTGCGGAAGCGAAGCCGCGATTTTACAAGTTCATGAAGGAGGCCGGCATTGATCCCTCGTATCGTGCGCCGACCTTACGTCATTTGCATAGCGGAATCTATTCGTTGATGACCAATCACGAGTACGGCGTGCCAGCGTTCGACGCCGGCGCGATCACGGAGGCGACGATCCGATCTAGAGCGGAAGTGCATGCGATCGTACAAGGCTTGCGGAAACTCGGTCGCCCCTGGCAAGATCTCGCGGTCGTCGCGACGGCCGAGCAGATTGGAGTGCGTGAGGGACGCCGAATTCGAGGCCGCTACTATATCACCGCGGACGATCTGATCTCGGGCATGCGGCATGAAGAAGCGGTTTGCAGCACCAGGTTTGGATTCGACGTTCACAACGTCTTTCCGGACGGATCGAATCCGCCAGACGTGAGACGATATCAAGCGGCCGGCGTTAAAGAGTACGACATCCCGTTGCCGGCCTTGGTCGCCGCCGACGTCGATGGACTGATGATGGCCGGCCGCTGTATCAGCGGCGACTTTCTCGCTCATTCCAGCTATCGCGTGACCGGCAATGCGGTGCCGATGGGAGAAGCGGCCGGCTTGACCTCGGCCGTGTCGGTTCAAAAAGGGGTGATGCCCCACGAACTGGCTTGGAATGAAGTTCAAAAGTTCGCCCAGACCAAGACCGTGGCCTCGTAG
- a CDS encoding DUF1559 domain-containing protein, with amino-acid sequence MKRSESHGFTLVELLVVIAIIGVLIALLLPAVQQAREAARRMSCSNNMKQLTLASHNYHDTFLRFPMTRENSGGWSIQARLLPFIEQVALQNAIEFHVPYGEYIDGTHDSIRFGSDNRILPALRVDALLCPSEIKDQTRTDGSGNPEHYPLSYVVNQGRWVVWDGSNGGEGGFTAEKCTNMAAIIDGTSNTLAFSEARAFTLYDRDTSTYSDKSLQASATVQSYMDGLVGSISRDSGHTEWVDGHVHHSGFTTFFPPNTLFKDANGKGLAIDFTNNREKNVTSASNAPTVAAVTARSFHPGIVNVSFMDGSVSRVSETVDLDAWRAISTRAGSEVIDRSSL; translated from the coding sequence ATGAAGAGGTCGGAAAGTCATGGATTTACACTCGTTGAGTTGCTGGTGGTGATCGCCATTATCGGGGTTTTAATCGCATTGTTGCTACCTGCGGTGCAGCAGGCCCGAGAAGCAGCGCGGCGGATGTCCTGCTCCAACAATATGAAGCAGCTCACTTTGGCTTCCCATAATTACCACGATACCTTTCTGCGTTTTCCGATGACTCGAGAAAACTCGGGCGGCTGGTCGATCCAGGCTCGACTCTTACCGTTTATCGAACAAGTCGCATTACAGAATGCGATCGAGTTTCACGTCCCCTACGGCGAGTACATCGACGGCACCCATGATTCAATTCGATTTGGCTCGGATAACCGCATTTTACCGGCGCTGCGAGTCGACGCGCTGCTTTGTCCATCGGAAATCAAAGATCAGACTCGCACGGATGGCAGCGGAAATCCCGAGCATTACCCGTTGAGCTATGTCGTTAATCAGGGACGCTGGGTTGTTTGGGATGGCTCCAACGGCGGAGAGGGAGGGTTTACGGCTGAAAAATGCACAAATATGGCGGCCATTATCGACGGGACCAGCAACACGTTGGCCTTTAGCGAGGCCCGAGCATTTACGCTTTATGATCGCGATACGTCCACCTATAGCGACAAATCACTGCAAGCCAGCGCGACGGTGCAATCGTACATGGATGGGCTAGTGGGAAGCATCAGTCGTGATTCTGGGCATACGGAATGGGTCGACGGTCATGTGCATCACAGCGGATTCACTACGTTCTTCCCCCCCAATACCTTGTTCAAAGATGCCAATGGGAAAGGTCTGGCCATCGATTTTACGAATAATCGAGAGAAGAACGTCACTTCTGCTTCCAACGCTCCTACCGTCGCTGCAGTCACGGCGCGCAGCTTCCACCCCGGCATCGTCAATGTTTCGTTCATGGATGGCTCGGTCTCGCGCGTTTCCGAAACCGTGGATCTCGATGCCTGGCGAGCTATTTCAACTCGAGCGGGAAGCGAAGTGATCGACCGCAGCAGCTTGTAG
- a CDS encoding DUF1559 domain-containing protein yields MSRASGPNRRGFTLVELLVVIAIIGVLIALLLPAVQQAREAARRMSCSNNLKQIGLAIHNYHDVHRALPPGHVVQQNDPDWGSDSADTDVECWGWGALLLPFIEQSALYAQSGVGQGQLLENVIDPVALTPLDAYRCPSDTGPVIGDGREYSEWALSNYKASYGHRHRALQITPVVAAQTGVFFPIGKPGSSQGSLRLRDVTDGTSNTIAIGETTWKRGQLFYQAAVWAGATRGKGGNVTRDLYAGGRASINHSNPVSNELKESFNSLHPGGAQFLFVDGSVHLVAETIDYVTDGSSNESDVDSTYERLLARNDGQVVSNF; encoded by the coding sequence ATGTCTAGAGCCAGCGGCCCCAACCGTAGAGGGTTCACGCTTGTCGAGCTATTGGTGGTCATCGCAATCATCGGCGTGCTGATCGCGTTGCTGCTGCCGGCGGTGCAACAAGCGCGCGAAGCGGCGCGGCGAATGAGTTGCTCGAATAACCTCAAGCAAATCGGCCTGGCGATACACAATTATCATGATGTTCACCGAGCGCTGCCGCCTGGGCATGTCGTGCAGCAAAACGATCCTGATTGGGGAAGCGACTCGGCTGATACGGACGTCGAGTGCTGGGGATGGGGCGCTTTGCTGCTGCCGTTCATCGAGCAATCGGCGCTGTACGCTCAATCAGGCGTCGGACAGGGACAGTTGCTAGAAAACGTCATCGACCCGGTCGCGTTGACGCCGCTGGACGCTTATCGTTGTCCTTCAGACACAGGCCCGGTAATCGGCGACGGCCGCGAGTACTCGGAATGGGCGCTGTCGAACTATAAGGCGAGCTACGGCCATCGTCACCGCGCGCTGCAGATTACGCCGGTCGTTGCGGCGCAAACCGGCGTATTTTTCCCGATCGGCAAGCCGGGATCGTCGCAAGGGTCATTGCGACTGCGAGACGTAACCGATGGAACCTCGAACACGATTGCGATCGGAGAGACCACCTGGAAACGAGGGCAACTCTTTTACCAAGCGGCGGTTTGGGCGGGCGCAACGCGAGGCAAAGGGGGGAATGTGACTCGAGACCTGTACGCTGGAGGCCGGGCCTCGATCAATCACTCCAATCCGGTCTCCAACGAATTAAAAGAGAGCTTTAACAGCTTGCATCCAGGAGGCGCCCAGTTCCTCTTCGTTGATGGCTCGGTGCATCTTGTTGCCGAAACCATTGACTATGTTACGGACGGTTCCAGCAACGAAAGTGACGTGGATAGCACCTACGAACGATTGTTGGCTCGTAACGACGGCCAAGTCGTCAGTAATTTTTAA
- a CDS encoding DUF1444 family protein: MGMFDFLFGPSKQERFAQLLIDRIRLAGETKEIIFHNEEFQLRFYENGEEAGIANLNNLYAEYCSIAKADRDEFLSQATRALLSYRKEVPEDFEDARHDVRPVVRSRAYFEMLRLEQYFRGGPPLQLPYVDIGQHLLAAPVFDLPESIRAIDQELLDTWGVSLYELMEIAKQNLEDSEFVVGVVGEKLYALASGDSYDAARMLLIDHILEFKLEGDPVAVVPNRDSLIVVGSDDNEGLAMMLDLIEQSSADPRPISAIPVRLFDGEWETWLPHRAHPLYPRFREFEVQSLLGEYEEQKTMLEGVFEEEGIDLFVATYTAIKRNESNEILTYSVWTRDVASLLPKTDYVLFGDPGRLGTVASASWSKMESIVGDLLEDLETYPPRFRVTEFPSDEQLEKLGHDERISA, translated from the coding sequence ATGGGTATGTTTGACTTTTTGTTTGGTCCCTCCAAGCAGGAACGTTTCGCCCAATTGCTGATCGATCGGATTCGCCTGGCCGGCGAAACCAAAGAAATCATCTTCCACAACGAAGAGTTCCAGCTCCGCTTCTATGAGAACGGCGAAGAAGCCGGCATCGCCAATCTGAACAATCTGTACGCCGAATACTGCAGCATCGCCAAAGCCGATCGAGACGAATTCCTCTCGCAAGCAACCCGGGCGCTCCTCTCGTACCGCAAAGAAGTCCCCGAGGACTTTGAAGATGCGCGACATGACGTTCGCCCTGTCGTCCGCAGCCGCGCCTATTTCGAGATGCTCCGGCTCGAACAGTACTTTCGCGGCGGTCCTCCGCTGCAACTTCCCTACGTCGATATTGGCCAGCATCTGCTAGCGGCGCCGGTCTTTGATCTGCCGGAATCGATCCGCGCGATTGATCAAGAGCTGCTCGATACTTGGGGGGTCTCGCTGTACGAATTGATGGAGATCGCCAAACAGAACTTGGAAGATTCTGAGTTTGTAGTCGGCGTGGTCGGCGAAAAGCTGTACGCACTGGCGAGCGGCGATAGTTATGACGCCGCCAGGATGCTGCTGATCGACCATATCTTGGAATTCAAGCTAGAGGGAGACCCGGTCGCCGTCGTTCCCAATCGCGATTCGCTGATCGTCGTCGGCAGCGATGATAACGAGGGACTGGCGATGATGCTGGATCTGATTGAACAATCGAGCGCCGACCCGCGCCCGATCAGTGCGATTCCGGTTCGGTTGTTCGATGGCGAGTGGGAAACCTGGCTCCCCCATCGCGCGCATCCCCTCTATCCCCGCTTCCGCGAGTTCGAGGTCCAATCCCTGCTCGGCGAGTACGAAGAGCAGAAAACGATGCTGGAAGGGGTCTTCGAGGAAGAAGGTATCGACCTCTTCGTCGCGACTTACACCGCGATCAAGCGGAATGAGTCGAACGAGATCCTCACCTACAGCGTCTGGACGCGTGACGTCGCGTCGCTGTTGCCCAAGACCGACTATGTGCTGTTCGGCGATCCCGGACGCCTAGGAACGGTCGCCTCGGCGTCGTGGAGCAAGATGGAGTCGATCGTCGGCGATCTGCTGGAAGATCTAGAAACCTATCCGCCGCGGTTCCGGGTGACCGAGTTCCCCAGTGATGAGCAACTGGAGAAGCTAGGGCATGATGAGCGGATCAGCGCCTAA